Proteins encoded within one genomic window of candidate division WOR-3 bacterium:
- a CDS encoding T9SS type A sorting domain-containing protein, with translation MKKLLVVIGLALAVPLWAEGYNMLLNPGFELWDTSSTGQDSMPKYWHLYIRGTGGGVSGSVAKVPGYEGFGVKIAVVGDTSGYDASFYHYVNRIDTLPFANDTFLVSIWVKENSTNIGGRLYCYWQDSAGNNVGSAVYSGYSANSSEWQEISFKTVRPADSAVTFKYDFRIYKYATTEDSVYIDNAYFGPLVVSVPERVNFDLRVPEIVFNSLPVEYSVNRALNINISLYGADGRKIRDLYSGMVNGTYKNEFSMKELKSGVYFVDVRGEGVNRQYKVIKF, from the coding sequence ATGAAAAAGTTGTTAGTAGTTATTGGGTTAGCACTTGCAGTGCCCCTTTGGGCAGAGGGTTATAATATGCTATTGAATCCAGGCTTTGAGCTGTGGGATACATCATCAACTGGACAAGATTCTATGCCGAAATACTGGCATCTATACATAAGAGGTACCGGAGGTGGTGTCTCAGGGTCAGTAGCGAAGGTTCCTGGTTATGAAGGTTTTGGAGTAAAAATAGCTGTGGTAGGAGATACATCCGGCTATGATGCGAGTTTTTACCACTACGTTAACAGGATAGATACCTTACCTTTTGCAAATGATACTTTTCTTGTAAGCATATGGGTTAAAGAGAACTCAACAAATATTGGTGGGAGGCTTTATTGCTACTGGCAAGATTCTGCTGGAAATAATGTGGGTAGTGCAGTCTACAGTGGTTATAGCGCTAACTCTTCAGAGTGGCAAGAAATTAGTTTTAAAACTGTAAGGCCTGCTGATAGTGCCGTTACCTTTAAGTACGATTTCAGGATCTATAAGTATGCTACCACAGAGGATTCAGTATATATCGACAATGCCTACTTTGGACCCCTTGTAGTCTCGGTCCCTGAAAGGGTGAATTTTGACCTTAGGGTACCTGAGATTGTTTTTAACAGCCTTCCTGTGGAATATTCAGTAAATAGAGCTTTAAATATCAACATCTCTCTCTACGGTGCTGACGGAAGAAAAATTAGGGATCTTTACAGCGGCATGGTAAACGGCACTTATAAAAATGAATTCTCTATGAAAGAACTGAAGAGTGGGGTCTATTTCGTCGATGTGAGGGGAGAAGGGGTTAATAGGCAGTATAAGGTAATAAAGTTCTAA
- the truA gene encoding tRNA pseudouridine(38-40) synthase TruA: protein MVIKGVVEYDGTDFFGWQIQKDRRTVQGVLKEALKTLFRDVDFRLIGASRTDAGVHAENQVFSVHFDSDLQLDLNQLKRSLNAILPQDVHVKSLEPAPDDFHARFSAKSKVYRYRILDGKRSPLRSRYVWELPYPLDEKILSQCSELIKGEIDFSFLEMVKEKEDKRVRFYNAYWRREEDEIVFYVEGSHFLYRLVRTLVGSMVYSFKKFCSIEFFQNFLEGRERKVIVAPAKGLTLLEVKY from the coding sequence ATGGTAATAAAGGGTGTCGTGGAATACGACGGAACAGATTTTTTCGGTTGGCAAATTCAGAAAGACCGAAGAACGGTTCAAGGGGTTTTGAAAGAGGCTTTGAAAACCCTGTTTAGGGACGTTGATTTTCGGCTAATCGGTGCATCGAGGACGGATGCCGGTGTCCATGCAGAAAATCAGGTTTTCAGTGTGCACTTTGATTCGGATTTGCAACTTGATCTGAACCAGCTGAAGAGGTCTTTGAATGCGATTTTGCCTCAAGATGTCCATGTTAAATCTCTGGAGCCTGCCCCGGACGATTTTCACGCGAGATTCTCAGCAAAATCAAAGGTTTATCGATACAGAATTCTGGATGGTAAACGCTCTCCACTCAGGTCAAGGTATGTATGGGAGTTGCCGTATCCTTTAGATGAGAAAATCCTTTCACAGTGTTCGGAGCTTATAAAGGGCGAAATTGATTTTTCCTTCCTTGAGATGGTCAAGGAAAAAGAGGATAAAAGGGTACGGTTTTACAATGCTTACTGGCGTAGAGAGGAGGATGAGATCGTTTTCTATGTGGAGGGAAGTCATTTTCTTTACAGGCTTGTAAGGACCCTTGTTGGCAGTATGGTTTATTCCTTTAAAAAGTTTTGCAGCATTGAATTTTTTCAGAATTTTTTAGAGGGGAGAGAAAGGAAGGTCATCGTTGCCCCTGCAAAGGGTTTGACGCTGTTAGAGGTTAAATATTAA
- a CDS encoding DUF3467 domain-containing protein: MEIQKPFEIELDENVAQGVYSNMVMISFSPSEFVIDFAKILPGLPKAKVQARVLMTPQHAKLLLKALEDNIKQYEAKFGEVKLFGMEQRKLGFAPEEK; encoded by the coding sequence ATGGAAATTCAAAAACCTTTTGAAATAGAGTTAGATGAGAATGTAGCTCAGGGCGTTTATTCTAATATGGTGATGATCTCCTTTTCACCGAGTGAATTTGTGATCGATTTTGCAAAGATTTTACCAGGGCTTCCAAAGGCAAAGGTCCAGGCGAGGGTCTTGATGACGCCACAGCATGCAAAATTGCTTTTAAAAGCCCTCGAGGACAACATCAAGCAGTATGAAGCTAAATTTGGAGAGGTAAAATTGTTCGGTATGGAACAGCGGAAGCTCGGTTTTGCACCTGAGGAAAAATAG
- a CDS encoding DNA polymerase IV: MSRKFLLVDMDAFFVSCEVAARPELKGKPVGVVTGAQRHGVVASVSYEARKYGVKAGMPTYKAMDLCPSIVLIPADIVKYAYISESIMDYLRGNFNKVEVFSVDEAFIDVSDIPDPVETGKEIKKYIKEHFHVPLTVGIGPSRVIAKMACELAKPDGLMEIKENEILEKLGDLDVEEIPGIGERSAEALRSIGIRTVRDLWITDEEVLVRKFGIRGKWFKDMAMGKDAGYFTLLENGLQMKSIGHSETFPRDVINPDEIRAYLLYLCEKTGRRMRKHNLMGYGVSVYIRYSDFTGNGISKKFSKPVITSTEIYQNALFLLNRILEIKPIRLIGVSIFDLEPLRLQLSLFENKEREIRLEFSLDTINDTYGDFTVKRARLAGLKISHSVIPPRGIPR, from the coding sequence ATGAGTAGAAAGTTCCTCCTCGTAGACATGGATGCCTTTTTCGTATCCTGTGAGGTCGCAGCGCGTCCGGAGTTAAAAGGCAAACCAGTGGGGGTGGTAACAGGGGCCCAGAGGCACGGCGTTGTCGCATCGGTATCCTATGAAGCAAGAAAATACGGGGTCAAGGCGGGAATGCCCACTTACAAGGCGATGGACCTATGCCCTTCCATAGTATTAATCCCTGCCGATATAGTGAAATATGCCTACATCTCCGAGTCTATAATGGATTACCTCAGGGGAAACTTTAATAAGGTGGAGGTCTTTTCCGTGGATGAGGCCTTTATCGATGTGAGCGACATCCCGGACCCTGTGGAAACGGGTAAAGAGATAAAGAAATACATAAAGGAGCATTTTCACGTACCTTTAACCGTTGGCATTGGTCCCTCGAGGGTCATAGCCAAGATGGCTTGTGAACTCGCAAAGCCCGATGGATTAATGGAGATAAAGGAAAATGAAATTCTGGAAAAGTTGGGGGACTTGGACGTTGAAGAAATACCGGGTATAGGCGAGAGGAGTGCAGAAGCCCTGAGGTCTATAGGCATAAGAACGGTAAGGGATCTGTGGATAACCGATGAAGAGGTCTTAGTGAGAAAATTTGGTATCAGGGGGAAATGGTTTAAAGACATGGCAATGGGAAAGGATGCAGGATACTTCACCCTTTTAGAAAATGGCCTTCAGATGAAAAGCATAGGCCATTCTGAGACCTTTCCGAGAGATGTAATAAATCCCGATGAAATCCGGGCCTATCTACTATACCTGTGTGAAAAAACGGGCAGGCGGATGAGGAAACACAACCTTATGGGTTATGGGGTATCGGTGTACATTAGATATTCAGACTTCACCGGCAACGGAATTTCAAAGAAATTCTCAAAACCCGTCATCACCAGCACTGAAATTTACCAAAACGCACTCTTCCTTCTCAACAGAATCCTTGAGATAAAGCCTATAAGGCTCATAGGGGTTTCCATCTTTGACCTCGAACCCTTGAGATTGCAACTTTCCCTTTTTGAAAACAAAGAAAGAGAAATAAGACTGGAGTTTTCCCTGGATACAATAAACGATACCTATGGCGATTTTACCGTCAAACGTGCCCGCCTTGCTGGGTTAAAGATTTCCCACAGCGTAATCCCGCCAAGGGGAATACCGAGATAG
- the fsa gene encoding fructose-6-phosphate aldolase, whose translation MKIFVDTANVKEIEELAQWGIIEGATTNPTLLSQEGGDPVKVIKRICEILKGPVSAEVVSTDYEGMVKEARELAKIDEHVVIKIPMTADGLRAVKTLSQEGIKTNVTLIFQPLQALLAAKAGATYVSPFVGRLDDISHYGLDIVEQILQIYENYGFETEVIVASVRHPLHVLEAALMGAPIVTVPPKVIRQLVNHPLTDIGIERFLKDWEKLKGK comes from the coding sequence ATGAAAATCTTTGTCGATACTGCAAACGTTAAGGAGATTGAAGAGCTTGCTCAGTGGGGGATTATAGAAGGTGCAACAACAAACCCCACACTCCTTTCACAGGAGGGTGGAGACCCGGTCAAGGTAATTAAGAGAATTTGTGAGATTTTAAAGGGTCCTGTTTCAGCAGAAGTGGTCTCCACAGATTATGAGGGAATGGTAAAGGAGGCAAGGGAACTGGCAAAGATTGACGAGCACGTAGTTATTAAGATACCGATGACCGCTGACGGATTGAGGGCAGTGAAAACCCTTTCACAGGAGGGGATTAAGACGAACGTTACCCTTATTTTCCAGCCTTTGCAGGCTTTACTTGCTGCCAAAGCTGGAGCAACCTATGTTTCTCCCTTTGTAGGAAGGCTTGATGACATAAGCCACTACGGCCTTGACATTGTTGAGCAAATTTTACAGATTTATGAAAATTACGGGTTCGAAACGGAGGTGATTGTGGCCTCTGTCAGGCATCCACTCCATGTTCTTGAGGCTGCACTGATGGGAGCGCCTATTGTTACAGTGCCTCCTAAGGTTATAAGACAATTGGTCAATCACCCGCTGACAGACATAGGAATTGAAAGGTTTCTAAAGGACTGGGAAAAGTTAAAGGGGAAATAG
- the gatB gene encoding Asp-tRNA(Asn)/Glu-tRNA(Gln) amidotransferase subunit GatB has protein sequence MQENYYTRIGLEIHIQLKTKTKLFCGCKNEYGAIPNTNVCPVCLGYPGVLPVLNQEAVKMAIKVALALNARINKRSRFYRKNYFYPDLPKGYQITQYSESIAEDAFLEITVHDESKRIEIERMNIEEEAARSIHTPQGEVLLDFNRSGIPLLEIVTKPCISSPIEAKLFLEKFRDYIRYLKISDCDMEKGELRVDANISLSLDPNTYGTKVELKNLNSFKAVYDALTFEKERQEKLLKEGKKIHQETRMWDEYLGESRPMRTKEESMDYRYFPEPDLPVLILDDKFIEEVKREMPELPDKKYARYVENYKLSPEQAKLIAFDREYSEFFDRISKEVKDKKLVANWLTVIFPAYIGKTHRFEDLDPVEFVRLAHALEIGEINNNQAKEALTRFFEKGISISKSIQEFEESSKKFDETELEKVIDEVLEEQRELVEKYLSGKTGVFQAILGQCMKKLKGSGDPIKVKEILERKLKG, from the coding sequence ATGCAGGAAAATTATTACACGCGGATAGGCCTTGAAATCCACATTCAGTTAAAAACAAAAACAAAACTCTTCTGCGGATGCAAAAACGAGTATGGTGCCATCCCCAACACCAACGTCTGTCCCGTTTGCCTTGGCTACCCCGGAGTTCTTCCCGTGCTAAATCAGGAAGCGGTGAAAATGGCCATCAAAGTAGCCCTTGCCCTCAACGCGAGAATCAACAAACGATCAAGATTTTACAGGAAAAACTACTTCTATCCCGACCTTCCCAAGGGCTACCAAATTACCCAGTACAGCGAATCGATAGCAGAAGATGCCTTTTTGGAGATCACTGTTCACGACGAGTCTAAAAGAATTGAAATCGAACGCATGAATATTGAAGAGGAGGCCGCTCGCTCAATTCACACGCCCCAAGGTGAAGTTCTCCTCGATTTCAACCGTAGCGGAATTCCACTCCTCGAGATAGTTACAAAACCCTGTATAAGTTCCCCCATTGAAGCAAAACTATTCTTGGAAAAGTTCCGCGATTATATAAGGTATTTAAAAATCTCTGATTGTGATATGGAGAAGGGAGAGCTAAGGGTGGATGCCAACATATCCCTTTCACTGGATCCAAATACTTACGGCACCAAGGTAGAACTCAAAAACCTCAACTCTTTTAAAGCCGTTTATGATGCATTGACTTTTGAAAAGGAGAGGCAGGAAAAACTATTAAAAGAAGGCAAGAAAATTCACCAAGAAACTCGAATGTGGGACGAATACTTAGGTGAATCAAGACCGATGAGGACCAAAGAAGAGAGTATGGATTACCGGTACTTCCCTGAACCCGACTTGCCCGTCTTGATCCTCGACGATAAATTCATCGAAGAGGTAAAGAGGGAGATGCCCGAATTACCCGACAAAAAATACGCAAGATATGTTGAAAATTACAAATTGTCGCCGGAACAAGCCAAGCTTATCGCCTTCGATAGGGAATATTCCGAATTTTTTGATAGGATCTCAAAGGAAGTAAAAGACAAGAAATTGGTGGCCAACTGGCTCACCGTGATTTTCCCTGCCTACATCGGTAAAACCCACCGATTTGAAGACCTGGATCCTGTGGAATTTGTGAGACTCGCCCACGCCTTAGAAATTGGTGAAATAAACAACAACCAGGCAAAGGAGGCTCTTACAAGGTTCTTCGAAAAAGGTATTTCCATTTCTAAGAGCATTCAGGAATTTGAAGAATCTTCAAAGAAATTTGATGAAACGGAACTGGAAAAGGTTATCGATGAGGTATTGGAAGAACAAAGGGAACTGGTAGAAAAGTACCTCTCGGGTAAAACCGGTGTCTTTCAGGCCATCCTCGGCCAGTGTATGAAAAAATTGAAGGGAAGCGGTGACCCTATCAAGGTGAAGGAAATCCTTGAAAGGAAACTGAAAGGGTAA
- a CDS encoding MlaD family protein, with protein sequence MTLEEKVGLTITFLLFLLIGGLFLTRDFNVRRNRAYYEAVFEGPVNVRKGDVVTVLGVPMGRVSDVRIEDNKVVLTFYTERYKLNEGSNVILETVGLLGQVRLLIIPGDGKPVPRNYRFQGIKTRSYDDLVRELLNLSDTLVSFLGELRTSMKELKPVISNLDRALVEVDKTLRGFRDTALVAISQQNENLTVVLKRLDTVLIEADSTMKILRKNPLLANDTLYSKIDSVFDMLRSISQEFKKGVEIKAKLKLF encoded by the coding sequence ATGACCCTTGAAGAGAAGGTTGGTCTAACAATTACCTTTCTCCTTTTCCTTCTGATTGGTGGGCTATTTTTGACGAGAGATTTTAATGTTCGCAGAAACAGAGCATATTACGAAGCGGTCTTTGAAGGTCCAGTGAATGTGAGAAAGGGCGATGTAGTAACGGTTCTCGGCGTTCCAATGGGTAGGGTTTCTGATGTTCGAATCGAGGATAACAAGGTAGTTTTAACCTTTTATACGGAAAGATATAAACTCAATGAAGGATCTAACGTTATTCTTGAAACCGTGGGACTTTTGGGTCAAGTGAGACTCCTGATAATTCCAGGAGACGGCAAACCTGTGCCAAGGAATTACCGATTTCAAGGTATAAAGACCAGAAGCTATGATGACCTTGTGAGGGAGCTTCTGAACCTCTCTGATACCCTTGTAAGTTTCTTAGGAGAGTTGAGAACCAGTATGAAGGAATTAAAACCCGTGATCTCAAACTTAGACAGAGCTCTTGTTGAGGTTGATAAGACCTTAAGGGGATTCCGAGATACAGCCCTTGTAGCAATCTCTCAGCAGAATGAGAACCTTACCGTGGTTTTGAAAAGGTTGGATACCGTTCTCATTGAGGCGGATTCAACAATGAAGATTTTGAGAAAAAATCCACTCCTTGCAAATGATACCCTTTACAGCAAAATCGATTCTGTTTTTGATATGTTGCGGTCGATTTCACAGGAGTTTAAGAAAGGCGTCGAGATTAAGGCGAAGTTGAAACTTTTCTGA
- the radA gene encoding DNA repair protein RadA, protein MGRSQKSRTYFVCSNCGYESVKWLGRCPNCGQWNTFKEFRDEPTGAKTSSGIERVKKISEIEIKEYRKVPTGIYEFDRVLEEGITPSSLILIGGEPGIGKSTLLLQIAKALTDKGLKVLYVSGEESPEQVKGRAIRVGISSNFLYVIGEQDVSEIKSVVEKIEPFLLIIDSIQTVYKPEIDQVVGSVTQVRECGAEFLRMTKERLMSTIIVGHVTKDGTLAGPKTLEHMVDVVLYLEGEKGSDLRILRCTKNRYGSSDEIGIFEMTSSGLKEVSDAATLFISKDHVRKEGIAYTVLMEGKRPILVEIQSLVLPTFFPTPQRVTTGFDTKRLYMLLAVVERFTGVNLRGMDIFLNVTGGMRVEDSSADLAVVASVISSYKKRALPDNAVFIGEVGLGGEVRRVANLQRRIEEAKRLGFINVFSPLEFKSVEEVVKLCLG, encoded by the coding sequence ATGGGTAGATCTCAAAAATCAAGAACTTATTTTGTTTGCTCCAATTGTGGCTATGAAAGTGTAAAATGGCTTGGCAGGTGTCCTAATTGTGGTCAGTGGAATACCTTTAAAGAGTTTAGAGATGAGCCTACCGGAGCTAAGACTTCCTCAGGGATAGAGAGGGTTAAGAAGATCAGCGAGATTGAAATCAAGGAGTACAGGAAAGTTCCGACGGGTATTTATGAGTTTGACAGGGTATTGGAAGAGGGGATTACACCTTCCAGTCTTATTTTGATTGGGGGCGAACCGGGTATAGGTAAGTCTACTCTTTTGCTTCAAATTGCAAAGGCTTTAACGGACAAGGGGTTAAAGGTTCTTTATGTTTCAGGGGAGGAGTCTCCTGAACAGGTAAAAGGGAGGGCAATAAGAGTAGGCATTTCCAGTAATTTTCTTTACGTAATAGGCGAGCAGGATGTTTCTGAGATTAAGTCTGTTGTTGAAAAAATTGAACCATTTCTACTCATAATAGATTCCATTCAAACGGTTTACAAACCGGAAATTGACCAGGTGGTGGGTAGTGTAACCCAGGTAAGGGAATGCGGAGCTGAGTTTCTAAGAATGACCAAGGAAAGGTTAATGAGTACAATCATTGTAGGGCACGTTACCAAAGACGGAACCCTTGCTGGCCCTAAAACATTAGAGCATATGGTTGATGTTGTCCTGTACTTAGAGGGGGAAAAGGGTTCAGACTTGAGGATTTTAAGGTGTACTAAGAATCGCTATGGAAGTTCTGATGAGATTGGCATTTTTGAGATGACCTCCAGTGGCCTTAAGGAGGTTAGCGATGCGGCAACTTTGTTTATTTCAAAGGATCATGTGAGAAAAGAGGGTATTGCTTATACTGTACTTATGGAGGGTAAAAGGCCCATACTGGTTGAAATTCAGTCCCTTGTGCTACCAACCTTTTTCCCGACACCTCAAAGGGTTACAACAGGTTTTGATACAAAAAGGCTTTACATGCTTCTTGCTGTCGTGGAAAGGTTTACCGGGGTGAATTTAAGGGGTATGGATATTTTCTTAAATGTAACAGGGGGTATGAGGGTAGAGGACTCCTCTGCCGATTTGGCAGTGGTGGCCTCTGTTATATCTTCCTACAAAAAGAGGGCTTTACCCGATAATGCAGTTTTTATCGGGGAAGTGGGACTCGGCGGGGAAGTTCGCCGGGTTGCAAATCTTCAGAGAAGAATTGAGGAAGCGAAGAGGCTTGGTTTTATAAATGTATTTTCTCCATTAGAATTTAAAAGTGTTGAGGAGGTTGTTAAGCTATGTCTTGGTTAA
- a CDS encoding PIN domain-containing protein, translating into MSWLNIRRIIVFLVLFGLITFVGIRAHLSYYLAVTVAALISYSVIALEKLLSHRTFREVAVFLATIIAGALFGTFIGFLIIQFPDFRRPETRGWVFLITNTAAIYLFVAYVLSRKDELIKSKDKIKGEMKKYTKLVDTSALIDGRIVDMVELGFLEGNLAVPAFVLKELQNIADSKDPDKREKGRRGMEMLDKLRDLLKDRLIIVREDVPGKHDVDEKLIELARKTGTKLITTDYNLKKVAEVQGVSVLNVNELTERLKLPLNSGDIIKIKIVREGKERDKKQGVGYLVDGTMVVVDGASSYIGQEIEVIVHSVLQTETGRIVFARLKGEA; encoded by the coding sequence ATGTCTTGGTTAAATATACGGCGTATTATCGTATTTTTGGTGCTGTTCGGCCTTATCACCTTCGTAGGTATAAGGGCCCACTTATCTTACTATTTGGCGGTGACTGTTGCCGCGCTCATTTCCTACTCCGTTATAGCCCTTGAAAAACTTCTCTCCCATAGAACCTTTAGAGAGGTGGCTGTTTTTCTTGCGACTATCATAGCGGGAGCCCTTTTTGGAACCTTTATAGGCTTTTTGATCATCCAGTTTCCCGATTTTAGGCGGCCAGAGACCAGGGGATGGGTCTTTCTCATTACAAATACCGCTGCAATTTATCTTTTTGTCGCTTATGTCTTGTCCAGAAAGGATGAGCTTATTAAGTCTAAGGATAAGATCAAAGGCGAGATGAAAAAGTACACAAAGCTTGTTGATACCAGTGCACTAATAGATGGAAGGATCGTGGATATGGTGGAACTTGGATTTCTGGAAGGCAATCTGGCAGTTCCCGCCTTTGTGCTGAAAGAACTTCAAAACATTGCAGATTCAAAGGATCCCGATAAGAGGGAAAAGGGAAGACGGGGGATGGAAATGCTGGATAAGCTAAGGGATTTATTGAAAGATAGACTGATTATCGTTCGGGAGGATGTTCCCGGAAAGCACGATGTGGATGAAAAACTCATAGAGCTGGCAAGGAAAACTGGCACTAAGCTCATCACCACTGATTACAATTTAAAAAAGGTCGCTGAGGTCCAGGGGGTTTCTGTGTTAAATGTAAACGAACTTACAGAGCGACTTAAATTACCATTAAATTCTGGAGACATTATAAAGATCAAGATTGTTCGTGAGGGCAAGGAAAGGGATAAAAAACAAGGGGTAGGGTATCTTGTGGATGGTACCATGGTGGTTGTTGATGGAGCGAGTTCTTATATAGGTCAGGAGATTGAGGTTATAGTTCACTCGGTATTACAGACGGAGACAGGGCGGATTGTTTTCGCCAGATTAAAGGGGGAGGCTTAG